In Acidobacteriota bacterium, a single window of DNA contains:
- a CDS encoding type VI secretion system tip protein VgrG — MPSYTQANRHIAFETPLGPDALLLKRFTGVEAISALFNFQLDLYSEDSKLKAIDVVGRQGTISITSENVTRYINGIVSRFSYNGTDQRLSHYRAELVPWLWMLTRNENCRIFQNKSAPEIIEKVFKDLGFQDFELKLRGTYHPLDYCVQYRESDFNFVARLMEHNGIFYYFEHSDDKHKLVLADEAWYPPCLNQGKIRFDAGSARKVDDVITSWEHEEELRPGVCTMTDYNFETPNTNLNSQMKTVVPLGGNQIFEVYDYPGLYGKTADGDTLTKVRIEEEECVETVCTGASNSNALIAGHKFDLTSHPRSDQNSTYVLTQMQHIATAPYDTTEDEAGYYSNNFKCMPASRTFRPPRLTSKPFVQGPQTAFVVGPKGSEIHTDKYGRVKVQFHWDREGKYDDKSSCWIRVAQAWAGKQWGSVGIPRIGHEVIVEFLEGDPDRPIITGQVYNAGAMPPYPLPDNQTKTLFKTHSSPGGGGFNELRFEDKKADEQIFIHAEKNLDIRVKNNEYETVTKDLHLIVEQDHFEHVKNDHHETVDRDYVQKLGRDHHLKIDGKQAISVAGSQSLKVTGDVAEQFSGNHSEQVSQALYLKAGMTIVLEAPMGITLKCGGNSVVVDTVGVTVKGNLIVLDGSMVNINSGPGSPPGSGQACSLVSPTAAKTAQEADKADPGQMMELKQQQMKTGTGKYAPVQFTPHKPQAGGSSGAGSQSKQQTHWIEIKLVDTDNKPVPGEAYRIILPDGQTAAEGTLDEKGFARVDGIDPGTCKVTFPNLDKSVWKPK; from the coding sequence ATGCCCAGTTATACCCAGGCGAATCGACATATAGCCTTTGAGACTCCTCTTGGTCCCGATGCGCTGTTGCTGAAAAGATTTACAGGCGTCGAGGCCATCTCTGCCTTGTTCAACTTCCAGCTCGACCTCTATTCTGAGGACTCGAAGCTGAAGGCCATTGATGTTGTCGGGCGGCAGGGCACGATCAGTATTACTTCGGAGAACGTAACCCGCTACATCAACGGGATTGTCAGCCGATTTTCCTATAACGGTACTGATCAGCGCTTGAGCCACTATCGTGCCGAACTGGTTCCCTGGCTGTGGATGCTCACGCGTAACGAGAATTGCCGTATCTTTCAGAACAAGTCCGCGCCTGAGATTATTGAAAAAGTCTTCAAAGATCTGGGATTCCAGGACTTTGAGCTCAAGCTTCGGGGCACCTATCACCCATTGGATTACTGCGTTCAGTACCGCGAATCAGATTTCAACTTCGTCGCGCGGCTCATGGAACATAACGGTATCTTTTATTACTTTGAACACTCCGACGATAAACACAAACTCGTGCTTGCTGATGAGGCGTGGTACCCCCCGTGCCTGAACCAGGGGAAGATTCGGTTTGACGCAGGTAGTGCCCGCAAAGTAGACGACGTCATCACATCGTGGGAACACGAGGAGGAGTTGCGACCCGGCGTCTGCACGATGACCGACTATAACTTCGAGACGCCCAACACTAACCTAAACTCGCAAATGAAGACCGTCGTGCCATTGGGTGGAAACCAGATTTTCGAGGTTTATGATTACCCGGGCTTGTACGGCAAAACGGCAGATGGCGACACGCTCACGAAAGTTCGGATCGAGGAGGAAGAATGCGTTGAAACCGTCTGCACCGGCGCGAGTAACAGTAACGCTCTTATCGCTGGGCACAAGTTCGACCTCACTTCCCATCCTCGCAGCGATCAGAACAGCACTTATGTGCTAACCCAGATGCAGCACATCGCTACCGCGCCATACGACACAACCGAGGATGAAGCCGGCTACTACTCCAACAACTTCAAATGTATGCCGGCCTCCAGAACCTTCCGGCCTCCGCGCCTCACTTCCAAGCCTTTCGTGCAAGGACCACAGACTGCATTTGTAGTCGGCCCAAAAGGCTCTGAGATTCACACTGACAAGTACGGCCGAGTGAAGGTGCAGTTCCATTGGGACCGCGAAGGAAAATACGACGACAAGAGCTCCTGCTGGATTCGCGTAGCCCAAGCCTGGGCCGGTAAGCAGTGGGGATCTGTAGGCATACCGCGCATTGGTCATGAAGTAATCGTTGAGTTTCTCGAAGGCGATCCCGATCGTCCTATCATTACCGGGCAGGTCTACAACGCCGGCGCCATGCCCCCTTACCCGCTCCCTGATAACCAGACCAAGACACTTTTCAAAACGCACAGTTCACCGGGCGGTGGCGGCTTCAACGAGCTGCGCTTCGAAGACAAAAAGGCCGACGAACAGATCTTCATTCATGCTGAGAAGAATCTTGATATCCGCGTGAAGAACAACGAATACGAAACGGTTACCAAGGACCTGCACCTGATCGTCGAACAGGACCATTTTGAACACGTCAAGAACGATCATCACGAGACCGTTGATCGCGATTACGTCCAGAAACTCGGGCGCGACCACCATTTAAAAATCGATGGCAAACAGGCGATCTCCGTGGCTGGTAGTCAATCGTTAAAGGTGACAGGCGATGTAGCCGAGCAGTTCAGCGGAAACCACTCTGAGCAGGTTAGTCAGGCGCTTTATCTCAAAGCGGGAATGACGATCGTTCTCGAAGCACCGATGGGAATTACGCTCAAGTGCGGCGGCAACAGCGTTGTCGTCGACACTGTGGGTGTCACCGTGAAAGGCAATCTCATAGTTCTCGATGGCAGCATGGTGAACATCAACTCCGGGCCCGGCTCGCCTCCCGGAAGCGGACAAGCATGCTCGCTCGTGTCTCCCACGGCGGCAAAAACAGCGCAAGAAGCTGATAAGGCCGATCCAGGGCAAATGATGGAGCTGAAGCAACAACAGATGAAGACCGGCACAGGCAAATACGCTCCGGTCCAATTCACTCCGCACAAACCGCAGGCGGGCGGGAGTTCTGGCGCTGGGAGTCAATCGAAGCAGCAGACACATTGGATTGAGATCAAGTTGGTTGATACCGACAACAAGCCAGTGCCAGGAGAGGCATATCGCATAATCCTTCCCGACGGCCAAACGGCGGCGGAAGGAACGCTCGATGAAAAAGGGTTTGCTCGCGTTGATGGAATCGATCCGGGCACGTGCAAAGTTACGTTCCCGAATCTGGACAAATCTGTCTGGAAACCGAAGTAG
- the tssK gene encoding type VI secretion system baseplate subunit TssK codes for MKQLQHVIWSKGTFLTPQHLQIQDRYIEDSLRFLFESLSFRFWGFASLQINESKLTEGLLSISGGAGVMPDGLLFEFPGADAAPSSRQLNPFFSEEKARVGVFLAVPEQRTGGVNVSQRSDIKARYVAETRMLRDENSGTSEKPIQIARKNLRLLVDSESREGSTVMQVAEVEQAADGTYRLVPDYVPPMIDVHGNTFLLGVLRSLVERLAARSAVLAGARKQKNQSLADFTAADVASFWLLYTVNSHLPVFRHLLHRSVVHPEQMYSAMLELAGALTTFSLTIQSRDLRDYDHENLGSCFRELNEKIRLLLEEVVPTNFISIPLKFVRESIYAAAIDDDKYLKDTRLYLAVNAEMKDAELITRTPQLMKVGAAGYVEEIVRHALPGLKLTHVPSPPSEIPVKLKYKYFSLDSSGSVWEGIQRARNVGVYAPADFRNVDLELVILLPVKGRT; via the coding sequence ATGAAACAACTGCAGCACGTAATCTGGTCGAAGGGCACCTTTCTCACCCCGCAACATCTACAAATACAAGACCGTTACATCGAAGATAGCCTGCGCTTCCTCTTCGAATCACTTTCGTTCCGATTCTGGGGATTCGCAAGCCTGCAAATCAATGAAAGCAAACTGACAGAGGGGCTGCTAAGCATCAGCGGCGGTGCAGGCGTAATGCCTGACGGCCTACTATTCGAATTCCCGGGAGCGGACGCTGCTCCGTCATCCCGCCAACTCAACCCATTCTTCAGCGAAGAAAAGGCTAGAGTAGGCGTCTTTCTCGCCGTTCCCGAGCAACGAACGGGGGGGGTTAACGTAAGTCAGCGATCTGACATTAAAGCCCGCTACGTCGCCGAGACTCGCATGCTGCGCGATGAAAACTCAGGCACTTCGGAAAAGCCGATTCAGATCGCAAGGAAGAACCTCCGTTTGCTCGTCGACTCCGAAAGCCGCGAGGGCAGCACTGTAATGCAAGTCGCCGAAGTAGAGCAGGCCGCTGACGGTACCTACCGCCTTGTCCCCGACTATGTTCCGCCCATGATCGACGTTCACGGCAACACCTTCCTGTTGGGTGTGCTCCGCTCGCTGGTGGAGCGCCTAGCGGCCCGCAGCGCCGTGCTGGCAGGTGCCCGAAAGCAAAAAAATCAAAGCTTGGCCGACTTCACTGCCGCCGATGTAGCCAGCTTCTGGCTTCTTTACACGGTGAACTCCCACCTTCCGGTCTTCCGCCACCTGCTCCACCGGTCGGTAGTTCATCCCGAACAGATGTATTCGGCCATGCTCGAACTTGCAGGCGCGCTCACAACTTTTTCACTAACCATCCAGTCCCGTGATCTCCGCGACTACGACCACGAGAACCTGGGCAGCTGCTTTCGTGAACTGAACGAAAAAATTCGCCTCCTGCTGGAAGAGGTGGTCCCAACCAACTTCATTTCCATCCCGCTAAAGTTCGTCCGTGAATCCATCTACGCCGCTGCCATTGACGACGACAAATACCTCAAAGACACTCGTCTCTACCTCGCAGTCAACGCCGAGATGAAAGATGCGGAACTGATCACGCGCACGCCGCAATTGATGAAAGTCGGTGCCGCAGGATATGTAGAAGAAATCGTCCGACATGCACTACCCGGCTTGAAGCTCACCCACGTGCCGTCGCCGCCTTCGGAGATCCCTGTCAAGCTGAAGTACAAGTACTTCAGCCTCGACTCCTCCGGTTCAGTTTGGGAAGGCATTCAGCGCGCCCGTAATGTAGGCGTGTACGCCCCAGCAGATTTCCGCAATGTTGATTTGGAGCTGGTCATTTTGTTGCCAGTGAAGGGCCGGACCTAA
- the tssB gene encoding type VI secretion system contractile sheath small subunit: MGRESTQQKLSRVRAPRVHITYDVEVGDAIELKELPFVMGVLGDFTGHPEQPLPKLMERKFVEVNPDNFDQVLDKMNPHLAFSVDNKLGGDPDSKLKVNLNFHELADFEPEQVANQVGPLKELLDLRRKLADLRGSLQGNEKLDEVLQDVVSNTEKRDKLSAELGLDKGSNGGSNG; encoded by the coding sequence ATGGGCAGAGAAAGTACACAGCAGAAACTCTCTCGCGTTCGTGCACCGCGCGTGCATATCACCTACGACGTTGAAGTCGGCGACGCGATCGAATTGAAAGAACTCCCGTTCGTTATGGGTGTTCTTGGCGACTTTACCGGACATCCCGAACAACCGCTGCCGAAGTTGATGGAGCGGAAGTTCGTCGAGGTGAACCCAGACAACTTCGACCAGGTGCTCGATAAGATGAATCCGCACCTCGCGTTCTCCGTCGACAACAAGTTGGGAGGCGATCCCGATTCGAAACTCAAAGTCAATTTAAATTTCCATGAGCTAGCAGATTTTGAGCCGGAACAGGTCGCAAACCAGGTAGGTCCGCTAAAGGAACTGCTGGATCTGCGCCGCAAACTGGCGGACCTTCGGGGGAGCTTGCAGGGTAACGAGAAGCTCGACGAGGTTCTGCAGGATGTCGTTTCCAACACCGAGAAGCGCGACAAATTAAGCGCAGAGCTGGGCCTGGACAAGGGCAGCAATGGAGGCAGCAATGGCTGA
- a CDS encoding type VI secretion protein, which produces MPPAARVSDMHTCPMVTGTVPHVGGPILPPGCPTVIIGFLPAARVGDMTTCVGPPDSIIKGSSSVMIGNMPAARIGDQTTHGGVIVLGEFTVMIGG; this is translated from the coding sequence ATGCCCCCAGCAGCGCGAGTGTCTGACATGCACACCTGCCCCATGGTGACTGGAACCGTACCTCACGTCGGCGGACCGATCCTTCCTCCGGGCTGCCCGACCGTGATCATTGGTTTCTTACCAGCCGCGCGCGTGGGTGACATGACCACATGCGTTGGTCCACCGGATTCGATTATTAAAGGATCGAGCAGCGTCATGATCGGGAACATGCCCGCCGCGCGAATTGGTGATCAGACCACGCACGGAGGCGTCATCGTGCTCGGGGAGTTTACAGTCATGATCGGAGGGTGA